The Cervus elaphus chromosome 20, mCerEla1.1, whole genome shotgun sequence genomic interval CAGGGAACTGAGTTTATAGGGCaactgacttgcccaaggtcacacagcaagttatAGATAAAGCTGGGTGTAGAACACAGAACTCCAAATTCAGTCTATACTGACAACATGTTCTCCTGATTACCATTCTGGAGATTTGTGAGATTAGACCACTCAGTGCTTTTCATCATTAGAATTCATAAACAGAATTCTTTTCTGTTTACTTaagaatattcaataaatatttctggagTACCTCCTCTCTGCCAGTGTTGTGGTCACTGGAGATACAATGTCAAACAAGACTGAAAAAGTCCATTTCCTCACAGTGCTTAATTCTAACAGGGGAGGACAGACAGTGAACAAGCAAATGAATAAGTGAACACAAAACTTTTATACTGTTATAAGTGCTAAGAAAAAGAAGTCACTGTGTCAGGGGAAGAGCTGGGTGTAACTGAGACTTAGGTTTGAGCATCTAGGTGGCTGAGGATACCATTTATCAAGATGAAAAACTGTGAGGCAGAAATAGGTTAGACTCTACACTTGAGTCTGAGAAATATTGCCCTTTACTATTATATTTAGATGATAAGCTAGCCTACAGAGAACATGAAATGACAGTAATGACCAGGAATTCTGAGATTAGATGTCAATCATTTTATTGTGGGAGTTCATAGAAGGGGGTGATATttgcaacatgaaaaaaaaatagcaaaactaTCAAGAAACCATGAGGTATTGGTTTAGattttaaaggataaataaaattcaaataagcaGAGATAGGAGAAAGTATTATAAGCATGAGTAAGTGAATACACAAAGGCTTAGAAGGACATTTTAAGACTAATGAATTGAAGAGTCTGAAGCATAGTGCttgaatgtgaaaaataatttaaaaaataaggctaGGAAGGAAGGTTATGGTCAAATTAGAGTCTTGAATGCCAAGGAGTTTGACCTTTATACTAATAGAAGCCAATGATGTATTCTGAGGTAGGGGATAAATCTTTAGGGATGATTAAAATACGGCAATAGCTTGTAGAATCTTTTTTACTTTGGGGGAAGAGGTTATTGTATATTAGAATTTCAGGGTATATgctaaacattttctatttttattgactATGGGATTAAGAAATAGAAAGTTTCATTTCCCTTAGGcagaaaagaattttaatgtaggaattattttaatttgaatgaaTTTCAGCCCATGAAAAAACTTTTTCTGTCAAACACATTCCAGatggtattgtttcttttaatttttaatagataCAAAGAAAGATCCAAATTGGAAAACAGAACAATGTTGATTAAATAGCCTCTATCTGAACTGATATTTTCCACATGGTGATAGATCGCCCACCCATTTCTGCGCCCTCTATGCCATTATCCTTGGTACTTGTGGATTTCACATTTGACGATTTATGTTTCTTTCTATGATGTTATCTTTTAATAGCCTCTCCATTTGTCACAGGAGCTGTTGGTCTCACTTGCCTCGGTTTAGTTGTATTTAACTGGCAACTTCAACAAGGCAAAGCAAATGAACACACATCAGAAAACCTTCCTTGCAGAACCTTCAATGAATCCCTGTGTGATCATGAGGCAAGAAATTACCACGCACAGGGATACTGTAACTGCCACTTAACTCAGGAAAACGAGATAAAGGTCATGTCCATCGTGGGGGCCAGAAAGGAAATGCCACTTTCACAGGAAAGCAGCCATCAAGCAGTACAGGCCTCTGGCTCCACAGCCATTGACGGATCATTTAGAAACCTGAAAGCGAAGGGCTGTGGGGCGGACAGCGCTTTCTTCCGCTTTGGTGGCAGATTGCTGCAGTCAGGATGTTCAGAGCCTTCTGGGAATATGGCAGCTTTTAATGAAGCTGGCTTACTTACAAGATATCGTCTACAGAGAGTTGAAGGGTGGAGGGATCATGAGCCTGGGGAAGGCCAATCTCCGACTCTGCCACAGCATGTAACAAGAACGACAGGTGAGTTGTCTTGTTTGATAGGGTCCCACTTGGTTTAAATCTCTCTTTTGATTTCCTCGAAAGAGTAATGCCATAAAAATCACCATGGCACTAGGTCATTCTTCTCCTAAAGATACTGGACATGcagttttgtgtgtatgtatgcacatgTCTGTTTAGAGTGAGATGTACATGGATGCTTCCAGAACTCAGGAACTGAGAGCACATCTTGTACCCATTGGAAAGTGAATTTCATGACCCAACAcctaacaaatttttttaaagaagacttttCAATAGCAATAGTGCTGTTAAGATTTATGGGAGGCTGAGTATTGGCTTCTGTTCCAACATCCGTCGAGCTCTAATGCCAGTTCTGCAGTAAGCAACCTTCCCAGAGCATGACATGTTAGAAGAATGGGCCTTCTAATGCTAGTGATTCATTTCAGGAATGATGTCAAGACACACACTATGCTTGCTGAGCTGTCAGGGATGATAACTTCCCAGTTCAGGGAAAGTCAGGACTTAATTCATCGCCCCACGTTGGGAGCCAAGTGAATCTGGCCGTGACACTACCCACCGTACATGGGCGATGTCAATATTTAGGTGGAAGCAATGAATtaaatgtcttcctttttctccctgaATAGTAAGGCAATGCTCtcaggctcagtggtgaaaacttTGACAGCCGCTCTGTAAAGAGGTTCCTGTCATTTATTTGAATTGGTTTACAACAAGCAGAGCTTTCTCTCAGAACAGGAATGACAGAGGTGCTGCACCAAGAAATTCTTACCATGGGGATCTGGCCCTAAGGATTCAGGGACAattggaaatgaatgaaattgtaTGTTGTTTCATATGTGATATAAAGTAGGATGTGAATTTATGCCACTGCATACCCCACACTTCAGATCTTACTAGTTTTGGGGTCATCATGATTTGATTGAAAAGAGAAATGGCCAAGAAAGGAAACATCTGCTGTAGAAACTCGATCagattagttttattttataaaggaaTAAGCACTTAACCTTTCCATAGAATCATACCTTAGGCAGATGTTTCATTTTAGCTTTGTCAGAGCCTTCGCATCTCTGTGAGAAACTCCTATACTGAAGGGAATGTGGTCTCTTAACCATTTAAAACCCAGTCTTTTTTTTCACACAGAGAACACTAATTTGTCAAATCAATACAATCACTTTAAGAAAGACTTGAAATtctacatgccaggcattgtactgcatccagaaaaagagaaaaacagtcaaGACCACACCTGCTCTAAAAAAGTCTGTAAGAGGCATTGTCACCCTGATTAGGCCTTCTAAGTCAGAAACACAGAATTACAGTATTTCATGGGTAGAGGAGACTTTGGAGATGATCTGGTCcaaaaacttttaatatttatctttgagCCCTGAAGCTGTCTTAGAATATGATAAAGGCTAGAAATTCTCTCCCCAGAATAATTTTATAACCGCAAAAAGTTCCCATCTAGTCTAATCTCCTGATATCCAGTGAGTTAATGACTTCTCCAAGGTCATTCTGAGTGTTGAAGGCAGATCTTAGATTAGAATTGGATGCAAGCTGGGGctatttcacctgtttctttctaTCGCTCCAAGAAATACTTCTTTCTTTGGATAAAACAATTTCACAAAACAAGAGAAAGAACACAGAtaagatgtaattttaaatttaatatgcaTTGTGGAAGAGGATAGCGTCTAGTATCAGATAGATCTGGGTCAAACTCTGCCCATATCATTTAGCTGACATGTGACTGGGGGAGAATATTCAACTTCTCTaaacttgtttctttctttgtaaatgtGATAGGATAATAGGACTTATCCAGTGGATCAGGTctcttaaatgaaataatgaatgtaCACTATTTTGTACAATGCCAACCTCTTAGTATATGCTCAATTAATGGTGaagtattactattatttttgtcattaacATTATTTAACATGGttcattaatattatattaatgtaTACCATTTAAAAGTCTTCAACACAGACCAGGCCACAGTCCAAAacacattcatttaacaaatatttaatgaatacacTATTAAGTGAAGTAAAATAGATATGGACTCCACGTGAATGGAGCCAGTAATATCACAAGTATATCTGTTGCTGCTGAGGTTGTCATTTACTTGAAACCTGACTGTTACTCAATATTGTATTACGTTCTTCCTAATGATTTAGTTCCAAGTGGTAAATGAGTTGAGAAAAAATTACTATAGCTATTTGGAAAGAATTTAAACATTATTCATATTTAAAGCTAACCTAACAGACAACTAATCTAAAGATTTACAactatgaaaatttttatttctaattccaCAACTTTCACATCAGTATCAATCACAACTGATTAAAATGTGTCCATAAAGAGTGTCATTGCAAATACACCAAACTGCCAAATGTCCCTTAAGGATTTGGCTAAAATATTAAGGAAATACTCAAGAATTGCCATAATCCCAGGAGTCCTTTTTGTACCTTTCACAAGGTTTCTAAGCATCTGTTTGGTTGGGGTAATAAAACTATGCTCAGTGCTAAATTCCTGCATTTATTGTTCAGCAGATATCAGCACTGACACATTTAGTAGAAGATATGCAACATCGGCTTCAACCTTGGCAAGAGAAAGTCttgaaaagcatttaacaaatgaATCATGGCAGCCTCCAATGGAAAAAGGAGACAATGGCTTACAACCTCACAGGCAGAGACATTTTATTACAGGCTCATCATCCAAGCCTTGTGAGCCCGAGGAACACTCTGTACAAAGGATCTTACAAAAACACAGATCAAAATATGATGATCCTTGTGGACTTTTAACACAGAGCAGTCCTCGGTATTTTCAGCCAAACAATTCTCTTCTCTGTAAATATGTGCCCTGTGATCAATTTCAAGATTACATGAAAGAAAAGCCAAATCGTCAAAAATGTTCAAAGCCTAAGAAAGAGCAAATCCAAATTAACAGAGCAATAGAAAAATTCCTCATGAGTGAGAACAACATGGAGTTATCAGGGTTATcaacaaaaatcaagaaaacataTTCCCCTAAGAAGGTTAGCTTCCATCATCctgatttaatagaaaaaaatagtttggtgatgtcatccaaaacATCAAGCCAttggaaagaacagaaaaatgaaagtaacCTGACCAACTTGGATCTCAAAAAATGTAGCAACCCTCGTGagagaaacaaaggaggaaaggggCTTACTGATCCAcagattctgaaaaagaagagaaccaaTCCAGCTGACTTCAAAGGGAAAATTAAAGGACAAAATTTaaggataaaattaaatttaagcccttttagaaaagtcagagtcCATCCAGAAAAATCCTTGCCAGATCTCCCAAAGAAACTCAAACGAATATCATTACCTCCTGATAAATTCTCCACAGCTTCTGAGAAAGAAGCCAGAGTAAATCTTGAGCCCTCTGCAGATTTTCGCCAACAGTCAGAGAGTAACAACTATGTTAAATTCACTGCAAAGAAGCTGCCTCTCAAACATGCCCCCAAGCAAACCCCATATTacagaaaaaacatgaaaaagccTTCTCTGCTCAGTGCTAACGACTTGTCTGTGGCCAACCAGAGCTCTGTGGAAGGCATCTGTCACCCTATTGGTCATATTCCTGATGGAGACCCATCAATACCGACTCAGCCCACACCCACTGTTGCTGAACACGGGCATTCACACTCCTCCTTCTCAACTGAGTACGTGGGAGGTGCAGCTTGCATCGTAATGGGCATCCCAAGTTATTtaccagcaactttggaaaacacagaaagggATGTTTTACCATCCCACCATTCTAGGGGGGCTACTAACCAAGGGGCAACAGAGCCCACTGAACACATAGAGCAGGGCAAATTGAAGAGCAGTGAGCTGAGCCAGTTTTCTATGTCCCTAGGGAATCAAATCTGCAGGACTGATACCTATGAGGAAcatactttaaatcaaaagcaacCCTTAAAACATACAGAGCAACTCTCAAGTCACGAACAACTTGGAAATGAAAAAACATTAATGACGAAACCCAAAATATCACATCCAATTGTGGAAAGTTGTATTATGGATGAGGGAAATGATGTAGAAACAAAACTTCCTAAAACAGAAACTTTTGATTGCTCTCCTGTTCCCCGGACACAATCCAAGGGCAACTTAACATTTATGAAGACAAATTTTATTCCATACCAAAATAGAATAGCGCTTCCCAAGGATATCAGTACCTCTCTGAGTACTCAAGCCATCTGGCCTCTAACCAACAGTAGTGAAAAAGGAATTGACAGCATAAATGCATTGCCCAGAGATGACGGAGCTGAAGCACTGGAGATAAAAATAGTagggaaagatgagaaaaaaaggcTCGATGAAAGCAAGGCAAATTCTAGTATGTTAATTGGGACCACACAGATGACCTTAAATGGCACCagagaagaaaagcaacaaacttgggaaaatggaaaaagtgaaaaacatgtATTATTTGATTCAAAATCTGTTGAGGCAACTAAAGATTTAAGAATGATGAGTTCCCATGAAACCCAAAATAGACTACCTTGTAGTGAAATAGATCTTAAAATTAACAGTAATATGCATTATTTGAAAGAAGTTCAAAATATTCAaccagataaagagaacagtgcaCATAAAGAAGGTGCAATGACAGGGGAGACATTACCAGAGTTAAAAGACATTAGTTTTGAGGCAGAAAATGAGGTGCCTCTAATTTCTCGAAGAATAAATGAAGCTGAAAAACTCTGCTCCTAAACCTACACTGTATCCACCAAGCTGCTGAATATGTTAATTCATCACCTTTAGAGGCAGAACAAAGTGAACAAAATAACTCAAATAATAATCCTTTTCTACTTCAGCtttcttaaagaagacacacaaacacCCCCTAG includes:
- the LRRC53 gene encoding LOW QUALITY PROTEIN: leucine-rich repeat-containing protein 53 (The sequence of the model RefSeq protein was modified relative to this genomic sequence to represent the inferred CDS: deleted 2 bases in 2 codons) translates to MQLPHEFSESKSEPMAGGWLMLCAIMLRLVAACPASCAVCSKDVTLCHQLTYIVAAPVTTRVLIITDGYLSSIESTNLSLLFNLALLSLSRNGIEDVREDALHSLSKLRSLLLGHNRISSSSLTDHTFSKLRSLQVLALSHNALHTLQGSWFRNTRGLTRLQLDGNQITNLTDSSFGGTHLHSLRHLDLSNNFISFIGKDAFRPLPQLQEVDLSRNKLAHMPDVFTPLKQLILLSLDKNQWSCTCDLYPLARFLRNYIKSSARMLRNAKELSCQPSTMAAATTNSVLRLSETNCDSKAANLTLVLKDRSPLLLGQDVALLTVLGFAGAVGLTCLGLVVFNWQLQQGKANEHTSENLPCRTFNESLCDHEARNYHAQGYCNCHLTQENEIKVMSIVGARKEMPLSQESSHQAVQASGSTAIDGSFRNLKAKGCGADSAFFRFGGRLLQSGCSEPSGNMAAFNEAGLLTRYRLQRVEGWRDHEPGEGQSPTLPQHVTRTTDISTDTFSRRYATSASTLARESLEKHLTNESWQPPMEKGDNGLQPHRQRHFITGSSSKPCEPEEHSVQRILQKHRSKYDDPCGLLTQSSPRYFQPNNSLLCKYVPCDQFQDYMKEKPNRQKCSKPKKEQIQINRAIEKFLMSENNMELSGLSTKIKKTYSPKKVSFHHPDLIEKNSLVMSSKTSSHWKEQKNESNLTNLDLKKCSNPRERNKGGKGLTDPQILKKKRTNPADFKGKIKGQNLRIKLNLSPFRKVRVHPEKSLPDLPKKLKRISLPPDKFSTASEKEARVNLEPSADFRQQSESNNYVKFTAKKLPLKHAPKQTPYYRKNMKKPSLLSANDLSVANQSSVEGICHPIGHIPDGDPSIPTQPTPTVAEHGHSHSSFSTEYVGGAACIVMGIPSYLPATLENTERDVLPSHHSRGATNQGATEPTEHIEQGKLKSSELSQFSMSLGNQICRTDTYEEHTLNQKQPLKHTEQLSSHEQLGNEKTLMTKPKISHPIVESCIMDEGNDVETKLPKTETFDCSPVPRTQSKGNLTFMKTNFIPYQNRIALPKDISTSLSTQAIWPLTNSSEKGIDSINALPRDDGAEALEIKIVGKDEKKRLDESKANSSMLIGTTQMTLNGTREEKQQTWENGKSEKHVLFDSKSVEATKDLRMMSSHETQNRLPCSEIDLKINSNMHYLKEVQNIQPDKENSAHKEGAMTGETLPELKDISFEAENEVPLISRRINEAENSAPKPTLYPPSAEYVNSSPLEAEQSEQNNSNNNPFLLQLS